From Thermoflavifilum aggregans, a single genomic window includes:
- a CDS encoding outer membrane protein assembly factor BamB family protein — protein sequence MIQNTTIGKQVYRTIHFIAIWLLLSVCYVACRHQRMQDHDWPVYHGSKDNAHYSPLKQIDTQNVQQLRVAWVFHTGDADTANHSQIECNPIVVNGTLYATSPQLKVFALDAATGKLKWMFNPMDSLPADKKSFFILNINRGVTYWTDHRGDERIFFVAGSYLYALDAKSGKPVLSFGNQGRVDLHDGLGRDVSDLFITATSPGIIYHDLLIMGSRVDEGPAAAPGHIRAYDVRTGKIKWIFYTIPQPGETGYDSWKDPDAWKHIGGANDWSGFSMDEKRRIVYASLGSASFDFYGGKRLGNNLFADCILALDAATGKLLWYYQTTHHDVWDGDLPTPPTLVSIQRNGKTINALAQPTKRGYLFLFDRLNGKSLYPVREIPVPQKSDLEGEVLSPTQPIPVAPAPFGMQHLQRYAVNPFLPESSRRSVLERWKQLDSPQLFAPPSLRGIVLLPGGMDGGAEWGGAAYDPETHWLYVNSNRMAWIIQMIPLRHPSAAVSHRTYPEAGKQLYQQYCMSCHGADRKGGQNYPSLLQVNLKYDTTRFYALLNSGRRMMPSFSRLTTDEKRALASFILQIRALQSKPYVARDTQADPYLNLPYTINGYTKFLSPEGWSAIPPPWGQLTAYNLQTGQIEWQIPLGYYPYMKDKDTLTGAENYGGAVVTKGGLLFIAATPDGKIRAFHKRTGKLLWQADLPAPAFATPAVYSCDGKEYVVVACGGGKLGTASGDAYVAFALPDSIQ from the coding sequence ATGATTCAAAATACAACCATCGGTAAACAGGTATATCGAACCATTCATTTTATTGCTATCTGGCTTTTGTTAAGTGTTTGTTACGTTGCCTGTCGTCATCAGAGGATGCAGGATCATGACTGGCCTGTGTATCATGGCAGTAAAGACAATGCACATTATAGCCCTCTCAAGCAGATTGATACACAGAACGTACAGCAATTGCGTGTTGCCTGGGTTTTTCACACAGGCGATGCTGATACCGCCAACCATTCACAAATTGAATGTAACCCCATAGTGGTTAATGGCACTTTATATGCTACTTCACCTCAGCTTAAGGTATTTGCCCTGGATGCCGCCACCGGTAAACTGAAATGGATGTTTAACCCCATGGATAGTTTGCCGGCTGATAAAAAATCATTTTTCATTTTAAACATCAACCGGGGTGTAACCTACTGGACAGATCATCGGGGTGATGAGAGAATATTTTTTGTGGCCGGATCTTATCTGTATGCGCTGGATGCAAAATCAGGGAAACCTGTTTTATCATTTGGCAACCAGGGGAGGGTGGATCTCCATGATGGGCTTGGTAGAGATGTGTCTGATTTATTCATTACAGCCACTTCGCCTGGCATCATATATCATGATTTGCTGATTATGGGCAGCAGGGTTGATGAAGGGCCTGCGGCAGCCCCCGGTCATATCCGGGCGTATGATGTGAGAACAGGCAAAATCAAGTGGATTTTCTATACCATTCCTCAGCCCGGCGAAACAGGTTATGATAGCTGGAAAGATCCGGATGCATGGAAACATATTGGTGGTGCAAACGACTGGTCGGGTTTTTCCATGGATGAAAAGCGACGCATTGTATATGCTTCTTTAGGTTCGGCTTCTTTTGATTTTTATGGTGGGAAACGTTTGGGTAACAATCTGTTTGCAGATTGCATATTGGCTCTGGATGCAGCTACCGGTAAACTGTTATGGTATTATCAAACTACACATCATGATGTGTGGGATGGTGATTTACCCACACCACCTACACTGGTGAGTATTCAGCGAAATGGGAAAACTATAAATGCCCTTGCACAGCCTACAAAGAGGGGATATTTGTTTTTGTTTGACCGGTTGAACGGTAAATCTTTATATCCTGTTCGCGAAATACCAGTGCCCCAAAAGTCTGATCTAGAGGGAGAAGTATTATCGCCCACACAGCCTATTCCTGTAGCTCCCGCACCTTTTGGCATGCAACATCTTCAGCGGTATGCTGTCAATCCTTTTTTACCGGAATCTTCCCGGAGGTCAGTTCTGGAAAGATGGAAGCAACTTGATTCGCCTCAGCTGTTTGCACCGCCTTCGCTACGAGGCATTGTATTGTTGCCTGGCGGCATGGACGGTGGTGCAGAATGGGGCGGAGCTGCCTATGATCCCGAAACGCATTGGCTTTATGTGAACAGCAATAGGATGGCATGGATTATTCAGATGATTCCGCTCAGACATCCATCAGCCGCAGTTTCCCATCGCACCTATCCGGAGGCCGGAAAGCAGTTGTATCAGCAATATTGCATGAGCTGTCATGGCGCTGACCGAAAGGGCGGACAAAATTATCCTTCCTTGTTGCAAGTAAATCTGAAATACGACACCACCCGTTTTTATGCTTTGCTGAACAGCGGACGAAGAATGATGCCCTCGTTCAGTCGTCTGACAACCGATGAAAAACGGGCACTCGCAAGCTTCATTCTCCAGATTCGGGCATTGCAGTCCAAACCTTATGTAGCCAGGGATACACAGGCCGATCCTTACCTGAATTTACCTTACACAATCAATGGTTACACCAAATTTCTGAGTCCGGAAGGATGGTCTGCTATTCCGCCTCCATGGGGCCAACTCACAGCTTATAATTTGCAAACCGGACAGATTGAATGGCAGATTCCTTTAGGCTATTATCCCTACATGAAGGATAAGGATACTCTTACGGGAGCCGAAAACTATGGTGGAGCCGTGGTAACGAAAGGTGGCTTGCTTTTTATTGCTGCAACACCTGATGGGAAAATACGTGCATTTCACAAACGTACCGGAAAGCTGCTATGGCAGGCCGATTTGCCGGCACCTGCTTTTGCTACCCCGGCTGTGTACAGTTGTGACGGAAAAGAATATGTGGTGGTGGCCTGTGGCGGAGGAAAGCTGGGTACCGCATCTGGCGATGCTTATGTGGCCTTTGCATTACCTGATTCGATACAATGA
- a CDS encoding glycoside hydrolase family 5 protein, whose protein sequence is MKRRDFIAQFSMTVVAAGVAPACLSDIVPAMNKLPRWRGFNLLDFFSPDPAHRVQHTTDEHLKWMRDWGFDFIRLPIAYPYYLHIDRTKNISPEDVYHINDQAVEEIVRLVDKANQYGLHVSVNLHRAPGYCINAGFHEPFNLWKDEVAQQAFYFHWNMWARQFKDRSAKQVSFDLINEPAMREDMNDQHSPATALPGELYRKIIVGAAHAIWKENPSRIILADGNHVGNDIIPEIEDLNIAQSCRGYYPHAISHYKAPWANKDPEHMPVPVWPGQIGNQYFDRHKLEKYYQPWIQLVQKGIGVHCGECGCWNQTPHSVFLSWFGDVLDILTAAGIGYALWNFIGDFGVLNSGRSDVQYENWYGYQLDRQLLELLMKH, encoded by the coding sequence ATGAAAAGAAGAGATTTTATTGCACAATTCAGCATGACCGTTGTGGCTGCAGGAGTTGCACCTGCCTGTCTTTCAGATATTGTACCTGCCATGAACAAGCTTCCCCGCTGGCGGGGTTTTAATCTGCTTGATTTCTTTTCACCCGATCCGGCACATCGTGTGCAGCACACAACTGATGAACATCTGAAATGGATGCGCGACTGGGGATTTGATTTTATTCGTCTGCCCATTGCTTATCCGTATTATTTGCACATTGATCGCACAAAAAATATTTCACCGGAAGATGTATATCATATCAATGATCAGGCGGTAGAAGAAATCGTTCGTCTGGTGGATAAAGCCAATCAATACGGATTGCATGTAAGCGTCAACCTGCACCGGGCTCCGGGTTACTGTATCAATGCAGGTTTTCATGAGCCCTTTAATCTTTGGAAAGATGAAGTGGCACAACAGGCATTTTATTTTCACTGGAACATGTGGGCTAGACAATTCAAAGATCGATCAGCCAAACAGGTGAGCTTTGATTTAATCAATGAGCCTGCTATGCGCGAAGATATGAATGACCAGCATTCACCTGCAACTGCCTTACCCGGTGAATTATACCGCAAAATAATTGTGGGAGCTGCACATGCTATCTGGAAAGAAAATCCGTCGCGTATCATCCTGGCTGATGGCAATCATGTAGGTAACGATATCATTCCTGAAATTGAAGATCTGAACATTGCACAAAGCTGCCGGGGCTATTATCCGCATGCGATATCCCATTACAAGGCGCCATGGGCCAACAAAGATCCTGAACACATGCCTGTGCCCGTGTGGCCGGGACAGATTGGCAATCAATATTTTGATCGCCATAAGCTGGAGAAATATTATCAGCCCTGGATCCAACTGGTGCAAAAAGGCATTGGTGTGCATTGCGGCGAATGCGGCTGCTGGAATCAAACACCGCATTCTGTGTTCCTGAGCTGGTTTGGAGATGTACTGGATATTCTCACAGCTGCAGGTATTGGTTATGCACTCTGGAATTTTATCGGTGATTTTGGTGTGCTCAATTCAGGTCGGAGTGATGTGCAGTATGAAAACTGGTATGGATATCAGCTGGATCGCCAGTTGCTGGAATTGCTGATGAAACATTAA
- a CDS encoding glycoside hydrolase family 140 protein, giving the protein MSDNHRYLVYADGSPFFWLGDTAWELFHRLNRDSCLLYLDNRANKGFTVIQAVILAELDGLHTPNAEGHIPLIHDDPTQPNEAYFQDVDWVIQQAAKRGLYMAILPTWGDKVYTDRWGIGPEIFNSRNAYQYGYFLGKRYRHQWNIIWILGGDRNPRNERDVDTWRALAKGIEDGVGDEDSCLMSFHPQPNDAGGSAAWFHKDAWLDFNMLQTGHCKDDPVYRQVIYDYGLTPVKPVLDGESLYEDHPVCFQPDKFGFSTAADVRKKFYWDLFSGAFGITYGCHDIWQFYSSAHVGINHPQRYWYEALDLPGSFQAAIVKKLMLSRPLVSRVPAEDVLMGDTLSGADHIVATRDADSNYMMVYTPTGKSFSVNLSVLRARQIRCWWFDPRNGEAKEIGEQTKPEIYYAQPPSSGYGNDWVLVIDNADADFPPPGTSPLKKVNDQTE; this is encoded by the coding sequence GTGTCAGACAATCATCGGTATCTGGTTTATGCAGATGGAAGTCCTTTTTTCTGGTTGGGCGATACTGCATGGGAATTGTTTCACCGGTTGAACCGGGATAGCTGCCTGTTGTATCTGGACAATCGGGCGAATAAAGGTTTTACAGTCATCCAGGCTGTGATACTGGCGGAGTTGGATGGTTTGCATACACCCAATGCAGAGGGGCATATACCATTGATTCATGATGATCCTACGCAACCCAATGAAGCCTATTTTCAGGATGTGGACTGGGTAATTCAGCAGGCTGCCAAAAGAGGTTTGTACATGGCTATATTACCTACCTGGGGAGATAAGGTATATACCGATCGATGGGGAATAGGGCCTGAGATTTTTAATTCGCGCAATGCATACCAGTATGGTTATTTTTTAGGGAAACGATATCGCCATCAATGGAATATTATCTGGATTCTGGGCGGAGACAGAAATCCACGCAATGAACGAGATGTGGACACCTGGCGGGCATTGGCAAAAGGTATTGAAGACGGTGTAGGTGATGAGGATAGTTGCCTGATGAGTTTTCATCCCCAGCCTAATGATGCAGGTGGATCGGCGGCATGGTTTCATAAAGATGCGTGGCTTGATTTTAACATGCTGCAAACGGGACATTGCAAGGATGATCCCGTGTATCGGCAAGTGATATATGATTATGGGTTAACACCTGTAAAACCTGTACTGGACGGTGAATCGTTGTATGAAGATCATCCGGTTTGTTTTCAGCCTGATAAATTTGGATTTTCTACTGCTGCAGATGTAAGGAAAAAATTTTACTGGGATTTATTTTCTGGTGCATTTGGGATCACCTATGGATGCCATGATATTTGGCAGTTTTACAGTTCCGCACATGTGGGCATCAATCATCCGCAGCGGTACTGGTATGAAGCGCTGGATTTACCGGGATCATTTCAGGCAGCAATCGTGAAAAAACTGATGTTGTCCAGGCCTTTAGTGAGTCGTGTACCTGCTGAAGATGTATTGATGGGAGATACATTGAGTGGTGCAGATCATATCGTTGCCACACGTGATGCAGATAGCAATTATATGATGGTGTATACCCCTACAGGGAAATCATTTTCAGTAAACTTATCGGTATTGAGAGCACGTCAGATCAGATGCTGGTGGTTTGATCCTCGCAATGGGGAAGCGAAAGAGATAGGAGAGCAAACGAAGCCAGAGATCTATTATGCCCAACCGCCATCATCCGGATACGGGAATGATTGGGTGCTTGTTATAGATAATGCTGATGCTGATTTTCCACCTCCGGGAACATCACCGTTAAAAAAGGTGAATGACCAAACAGAGTAA
- a CDS encoding glucosidase family protein: MYRYLFFCFLCLILSYQGDTQTTFSENTGKYGEFLQQLVSMIQKDAPLQTYQVEGKKYDLFVEWLRDHVYVLQAMKYFSPHVRSGVELFLDQQTPQGFFYDYIYPIDDGVNNRLNFFDRKYTKVFPGEKLQMHRLPVEADVEYLAVQGVYHIWQATGDTLFIKQYLPVLRKAMTEVMTDPVRWSRKYQLVKRGYTIDTWDFQALPMSIEEFHRRYGDPSQGIMNVCDTTPMGIMHGDNSGYFDASRKLSALYAITGDSAEAHIWQLQAELLRARANTYCWNGKYYKHFVPDDPVPDYLHIDEAHTLSLSNAYDINRGLPTELMAESIIQTYQDLYQRVKDSCIAEWFGIYPAYAPEYAGAKPGTYVNGGILTVVAGELARAAFQHGYESYGVDILNRLMQLSEKNNHYLYAVYRPDGTPDGGMPDAWAQAAVVSALIEGLAGVVDASALFQQIELSPRWMATGLKQATVQVSYPASGKTFGYSWLYDDRHRKIELSLKGDARRVKARIWLPAEAVDRASAFVNQQRVPAHLEWVRQSPYLVFTCPGNATLQVKW; this comes from the coding sequence ATGTATCGTTATTTGTTCTTTTGTTTTTTATGCCTGATATTGTCTTATCAGGGAGATACACAAACTACATTTTCTGAGAACACGGGTAAATATGGTGAATTTCTGCAGCAACTTGTATCCATGATTCAAAAAGATGCACCTCTTCAAACATACCAGGTAGAGGGAAAGAAATATGATCTGTTTGTAGAATGGCTGCGCGACCATGTATATGTATTGCAGGCCATGAAATATTTTTCTCCGCATGTGCGATCGGGTGTGGAATTATTTCTTGATCAGCAGACACCACAGGGATTCTTTTATGATTACATATATCCGATTGATGATGGAGTCAATAACCGGCTCAATTTTTTTGATCGGAAATACACAAAGGTATTTCCTGGTGAAAAGCTTCAGATGCATAGATTGCCCGTAGAAGCAGATGTTGAATACCTTGCGGTACAGGGTGTATATCATATCTGGCAGGCAACCGGCGATACGTTGTTCATAAAACAATACCTGCCCGTTTTACGCAAAGCCATGACAGAGGTGATGACCGATCCGGTTCGCTGGTCAAGGAAATATCAGCTGGTGAAAAGGGGATATACAATTGACACTTGGGATTTTCAGGCGTTGCCCATGTCGATAGAAGAATTTCATCGGCGATACGGAGATCCTTCGCAGGGTATTATGAATGTGTGTGATACTACACCGATGGGGATTATGCATGGGGACAACAGCGGATACTTTGATGCTTCTCGTAAACTATCTGCTTTATATGCAATTACAGGAGATAGTGCTGAAGCACATATCTGGCAACTGCAGGCCGAATTGCTTCGTGCAAGGGCCAATACATATTGCTGGAATGGGAAATATTACAAACATTTTGTGCCTGATGATCCTGTGCCTGATTATTTGCACATCGATGAAGCGCATACCCTCAGCCTTTCCAATGCTTATGATATCAACCGCGGATTGCCAACAGAGCTGATGGCAGAGAGTATTATCCAAACCTATCAGGATTTGTATCAGCGTGTAAAAGATTCCTGCATAGCAGAATGGTTTGGCATTTATCCGGCTTATGCACCCGAATACGCAGGAGCTAAACCAGGTACTTATGTGAATGGTGGCATTCTTACAGTTGTAGCCGGTGAACTTGCCAGGGCTGCCTTTCAGCATGGCTATGAAAGTTATGGAGTGGATATTCTGAATCGCTTGATGCAACTCAGTGAAAAAAACAATCATTATCTGTATGCCGTTTATCGGCCTGATGGCACTCCTGATGGTGGAATGCCCGATGCATGGGCACAGGCAGCCGTAGTGAGTGCGTTGATTGAAGGCCTTGCCGGCGTGGTAGATGCTTCAGCCTTGTTTCAGCAGATAGAGCTTTCTCCGCGATGGATGGCAACGGGCCTAAAACAAGCAACCGTGCAGGTAAGCTATCCTGCTTCGGGAAAAACATTTGGCTACTCCTGGCTTTATGACGACCGCCACCGGAAAATTGAACTCAGCTTGAAAGGTGATGCCCGGCGGGTAAAGGCAAGGATCTGGCTGCCTGCCGAGGCGGTGGACCGGGCTTCTGCTTTTGTGAACCAGCAACGGGTGCCGGCACATCTGGAATGGGTAAGACAAAGCCCTTACCTGGTGTTTACCTGCCCCGGGAATGCTACCCTGCAGGTGAAATGGTAA
- a CDS encoding type B 50S ribosomal protein L31 — protein sequence MKEGIHPQDYRFVVFKDMSNGYSFLSRSTAQSKETIVWEDGKEYPLVKVEISNTSHPFFTGKKVLVDTTGRIEKFRKRYQKADQSPASEEAEKPKAAPKK from the coding sequence ATGAAAGAAGGTATTCATCCGCAGGATTATCGGTTTGTGGTATTCAAGGATATGTCGAACGGGTATAGCTTTCTGAGCCGTTCCACTGCACAATCCAAAGAAACTATCGTATGGGAGGATGGTAAGGAGTATCCTTTGGTGAAGGTGGAAATATCCAATACTTCACATCCTTTCTTCACCGGTAAGAAAGTGCTGGTGGATACCACGGGACGTATTGAAAAATTCCGCAAGCGTTATCAGAAAGCGGATCAATCCCCAGCTTCTGAAGAAGCCGAAAAGCCCAAAGCTGCACCTAAAAAATAA
- a CDS encoding putative sugar nucleotidyl transferase, with product MNILLFDDPSVRQQLYPLSLTRSIADFRVGILTLREKWSYVSGGLPVHICTEPYLQALYPLPGKPDDFTVIASHLLPDEDFWHAVDRLAPGEGLFTPGGDLIAFREKDITPVDICSRLHAAAYADTLKHIAYSQRLHALHSLTDVFTYNGREIQRDWQLLFGSASKNMQQGEWIKSTVIGKHPVYAGPHARVLASIINTEAGPVFIDEGVEIMEGTTIRGPVAICRNAVIKMGTRIYGATTIGPSCTIGGEVKNAVIFGYSNKAHEGYLGDSVVGEWCNLGANTNSSNIKNNAGTVRIWNQAVQAYVPAGKKCGVLMGDFSRCGIGTMLNTGTVIGVSCNIFGGDFPPKHIPSFSWGGADRWMQYDLQKALQDADAWMQLKQQSLSEVQRQIFSHLYHHHLSGLPVQSKVS from the coding sequence ATGAATATCCTCCTATTTGATGATCCTTCTGTTCGTCAGCAGCTGTATCCTCTTTCGCTGACGCGAAGCATAGCCGATTTTCGCGTGGGAATCCTTACCCTGCGGGAAAAATGGTCATATGTATCGGGAGGTCTGCCTGTCCATATCTGCACCGAACCTTATCTGCAGGCTTTGTATCCTCTTCCTGGTAAGCCGGATGATTTCACAGTCATTGCTTCGCATCTATTGCCTGACGAAGATTTCTGGCATGCTGTGGACCGATTGGCTCCGGGTGAGGGATTGTTCACACCAGGCGGTGATCTGATTGCTTTCCGCGAAAAAGACATTACACCAGTAGATATCTGTTCCAGGCTTCATGCTGCTGCATATGCTGATACGCTGAAACATATTGCCTACAGCCAACGCTTGCATGCACTCCATTCACTAACGGATGTGTTTACGTACAATGGAAGGGAGATTCAGCGCGATTGGCAATTGTTATTCGGGTCGGCAAGTAAAAATATGCAACAGGGCGAGTGGATAAAATCCACCGTCATTGGCAAACATCCGGTGTATGCGGGACCGCATGCGCGGGTTCTGGCCAGTATCATCAATACAGAAGCCGGGCCCGTGTTTATTGATGAAGGTGTCGAAATCATGGAAGGCACTACCATTCGCGGTCCGGTAGCTATTTGCCGGAATGCGGTCATCAAGATGGGTACACGCATATACGGAGCTACTACCATTGGTCCTTCTTGTACAATTGGCGGAGAGGTAAAGAATGCAGTGATATTTGGCTATTCCAACAAGGCTCATGAAGGTTATCTGGGCGATAGTGTGGTGGGTGAATGGTGCAATCTGGGAGCCAACACCAACAGTTCCAATATCAAGAACAACGCCGGTACCGTACGCATCTGGAATCAGGCTGTGCAGGCTTATGTGCCGGCAGGTAAAAAATGCGGCGTGTTGATGGGTGATTTTTCCCGTTGCGGCATCGGGACCATGCTTAATACAGGCACAGTGATTGGTGTTTCCTGCAACATCTTTGGTGGTGATTTTCCACCCAAGCATATTCCTTCGTTCAGCTGGGGCGGAGCAGATCGCTGGATGCAGTATGATCTGCAAAAAGCCCTGCAGGATGCCGATGCCTGGATGCAGCTCAAACAGCAATCGCTATCAGAAGTACAACGTCAGATATTCTCTCATTTGTATCATCATCATTTATCTGGATTACCTGTACAGTCAAAAGTATCATGA
- the tpiA gene encoding triose-phosphate isomerase encodes MRKQIVAGNWKMHGTLDEVQLLADQLHAATFHLQHHQEIVICPPFVYLMMLRERFRDRREFHIGAQNCYTEPSGAFTGEVAAPMLSSIGVEYVIIGHSERRQYFHETHDMLARKINIALQSGLKPIFCCGEPLDIRQQQAQNAYVEKQLQESLFHLSEEQLRQVVIAYEPVWAIGTGVNATAQQAQEMHAFIRNAIATRYHAALANDITILYGGSVKASNAAELFACPDVDGGLVGGASLKAEEFTRIVEALAVKQTNRGL; translated from the coding sequence ATGAGAAAACAAATTGTTGCCGGAAACTGGAAAATGCACGGAACCCTTGATGAGGTGCAATTGCTCGCTGATCAACTACACGCTGCAACATTTCATTTGCAGCATCATCAGGAAATAGTTATTTGTCCGCCTTTCGTTTATTTGATGATGTTGCGCGAACGTTTTCGTGATCGCAGGGAATTTCATATCGGTGCACAAAATTGTTATACAGAACCATCCGGTGCTTTTACAGGTGAAGTTGCTGCACCAATGTTATCGTCTATAGGTGTGGAATATGTAATCATTGGCCATTCCGAGCGACGCCAATATTTTCATGAAACACACGACATGCTGGCCCGAAAAATAAATATCGCCCTGCAATCAGGATTAAAGCCCATCTTTTGTTGCGGTGAACCGCTTGATATCAGGCAGCAGCAGGCACAAAATGCCTATGTAGAAAAACAATTGCAGGAAAGTTTGTTTCATTTATCAGAAGAACAACTCCGGCAGGTAGTGATTGCCTATGAACCGGTGTGGGCCATTGGTACGGGGGTAAATGCTACGGCACAACAGGCGCAGGAGATGCATGCTTTTATCCGCAACGCGATAGCTACTCGTTATCATGCAGCCCTTGCAAATGATATTACCATTCTGTATGGCGGAAGTGTAAAAGCCTCCAATGCAGCCGAGCTCTTTGCCTGTCCTGATGTGGACGGTGGATTGGTGGGGGGTGCTTCGCTGAAGGCTGAAGAATTTACTCGGATAGTGGAAGCGCTGGCTGTCAAGCAAACCAATCGTGGATTGTAG